A window of Desulfobulbus oralis genomic DNA:
GTGACCAGGAGAAAAAATGGTACGAAATTTTTCAGAAAGGCAACGCTCTGGCTGTCGGCTGGGTGAGTATTTCCCAGGACCTGCTCTCCCGCCTGCCCCTGAGCGAGCAGCTTGAGCAGAAGGAGAGGCTGCGTGAGCTGGGCGACAAAATCGGCCGGGAGTGGTGCAAGGACAACAGGACCAGAAAAATTGACACCACCATGTTGCGGCAATGGGGCAAAGAGCTGAAGACCGCCTCGGGCAAGGGCAACGAGGTCCTGACCCTGGCCCTGAACAGCATCGACCAGAAGGTGGAGCGTCAGTTGGCAAAATAGCGTGGGGAGCGGCCCTTGCCCAGGGTGCTGCGGAAAGTGACAGCCATGGACGGTCCAGACCGTGCAGTCACGAAATTGGAGCCATAAAACAAGCCACCTGATATGAACGCCGCGAGAAATGAAGACGTATGCTTCGCATCTCGGGTGGCTATGCCACGCCACCGCTTCAGGCGCGGAAAGGCGTTTGCTGTCAGGTGCCTGGCCTTGTCAGGCTCTTTGTCCTCACCACGCCGCTCTGTACGCCTGCTTTTGGGCACAATGAGCGGCGATATCCCCTGTCTTGCCGCCTGCTCAAAAATCGCATCGGTGTCAGATCCCTGTCGGCCAGCAGCCTTTCCGCAGTAACACCGTCAATCAGCGCGACTACCTGTGTGCCCTCTGCTGTTGTACCAGCCTGTTGAAAAGCCTCCAGGCAGGGCATAATGGTGCCCAGGCGATCAAACGTTGTCGAGGGGAGGGGTCCATGCGTCCTGACCGGAGGCAGGCACGGCAGAAGAGCCTGTGGCTTTCGTACGATCAACGGCCCCAGAGTCAGGGGCAGGTCTTGTACCAGCGGCTGCAACAGCTCCTGCACGAGGAAGGATTTGATACCTTCCCCGAAAAGCTCTGCGCTCCATTCTCCGTCGAAAAATCTGGCCGCAGCTCCATCCCGCCGGGCCGCTCTTTCCGCATGCTCATGATCGGCTGTTTCGGGGCATCGACTCTGGGCCCGGCATCTGCCGGCGCAGTTCGCGATGCCCTGTCCCTGCGGGAATTCTTGGGCCTTGCCTCTGGTGAATCCGTGCCCGCTCACTCCTCCCTATGCTGCACATTTTGGAAAAAGCCAGTTTGCTGCATGGCAAAGATGAGGGGATCGACGCCTCTGCCATGGCGGCGAATGCGGCCATGAAGCGCCATTGTGCGCAGCAGGGACAGGGGCGAGATTTATCAGGAAGTGCTTGTCGCCTGGCAGAGGCAAGCGGCAGCAGGACGCCGACCCAGGCGGAATTGTTCGCCTTTGACCGCAGGCGCCAGGGCGAAAAGACATCCAACAAGGATTGGCAATCGACCACGGACGAGGCAGCGCGCAGAGCCAAACTAGGCTCAGGCCTCATTAATCGAGATAGAATATGACGGAAGCCGCGAGGCACAGAGCTGAAAAGAAGGTATGCGCGCAGCAGTCATAACGCATGGCTCTTCTCCGCCAGTCTTTGATCCTGCCAAACATAACCTCGATCTTGTGCCGCTGTTTATACAGATCTTGATCGTACGAGCAGGGTCTCTTCCGGCTCCGTCTGGGAGGGATGCAGGGTGTAATGCCTCTGGCGCGCAGGGCATCACGGAACCAGCCCGCGTCATAAGCACGGTCTGCCAGCAGCTCCCTGGTCTCGGGCAAAGCATCTATGGCATCCATAAGCAGGGCGGCTCCCTTGTAGTCGCTCACCTGGCCTGCCGTGGCCGTCGCAAAGGGCATGGAGTTTTTGGAGTTCAGCCCACCCTTTGTGCGTCCGATGCAGCGGGAAAGAGCCCTTTTTTGAGCAAACTGGCGGCGGTACGATGCGCCTTGAGGTGGCTCGCATCGATCATCACCTGGCCATCCTGTCCCGCTGTTTTTGCCAATTCGGTAAAAATATTGTTGAGGACGCCCATCCGGCTCCAGCGCAAAAAAACGATTGTAGAGCGTCTTGTACGGACCATACTCGCGCGGCGCATCTTGCCACTGCAGGCCATGTTTGATGACATAAATGATGCCGCTGATGACTTTCCGGTCATCGACCCGCGGAATACCATATGAACGTGGAAAGAAGGGCTTGATACGCTCGGGTTGTTCGGCAGAAAGGGAGAAAAGTTGGCTCATGGCGTCCTCCTTGAGCACAAGCAACCAGATTTTCTGCTTTTTGACAATTTATGAGGCCTGAGCCTAAACGATGGCCGCACCCATTGCCTGTTCGAGATGGAACAAATGACACGCACGGGCATAATAGCCTCTTTGCATCCCCTTCGGAAAATCAACCTCTCTTCAACGGGCTGCTATACGTTGTCCCACTTGTTGCGACGAGGAGTGAAGCGAGCGCCCGTATGTGGCGCGTGAACAAAACCTTCGTGAGCTCTGCAAGATGGCAGCCACGTGACAAAAACAACAAAGGGCGAACCCGGCGGCCCGCCCTTTGCACATCTTTCGTCAGACAGGATCAACTCACCAGTTCTCGCACAGAATCTCGAAGTGGTCGATTGGGTGGTTGCAGGCCGGGCAGCGTGCCGGCGCCTCGGTGCCTACGTGGATATAGCCGCAGTTCCGGCAGCGCCAGACCACGATCTTGTCCTTCTTGAAGACCGTGCCCTGGTCCACGTTGGCCTTGAGGGCCAGAAAAACCTTTTCGTGCTGCTTTTCCGCAACCGCAATGGCCAGAAAAATTTTGGCGATTTCCTCAAAGCCTTCTTCCCGTGCCGTTTTGGCAAATTCGGGATACATCACGTTGGTCTCGTAATGCTCGCCGCCTGCCGCTGCCGCCAGATTCTCGGAAGTGGTTCCGATTGTGCCTGCCGGAAAGCTGCCGGTAATCTCCACCTCGCCGCCTTCCAGCAGCTTGAACAGCCGCTTGGCATGCTCCTTTTCCTGATTCGCTATTTCCTCGAAAATCGTAGAGATCTGCACAAAGCCGTCCTTTTTGGCCTGGCTGGCAAAAAAGGTGTAGCGGTTGCGCGCCTGGGATTCGCCGGCAAAGGCGGTGAGGATGTTCTTTTCGGTTTTACTGCCCTTCAAATTCGCCATGATGTGCTCCTTGGTTGTGCCGCTTCTGCGGCTGGACTGTTCAGGCGGCTTTGCCCCGGTTTCACGTGGGTGCACGCAAAACACCGCCTCCCGCCGATGCGGGCCGTGGGAAAATGTTCATTGCTCATGCGCCCGCTGCTGCAGGGCCATATCCATCAGCACCAGGGCGGCCATGGCCTCGACAATGGGCACGGCCCGGGGCACCACGCAGGGGTCGTGCCGGCCCTTGGCGCTCAGCGTCGCCGGACTGCCGTCAAAATCCACCGTTTCCTGGGGCAGGCCAATGGTTGCCACCGGCTTGAAGGCCACACGGAAGACGATGTCTTCGCCGTTACTGATGCCGCCCTGCACGCCGCCGCTGTTGTTGGTCAGCGTGCCGAGCCTTTGGCCCTTGCTGACAAAGGGATCGTTGTGCCGGCTGCCTCTGAGGCTTATCCCCGCAAAGCCGGAGCCGATGTCAAAGCCCTTGGTCGCCGGGATGGACAGCATGGCCTGGGCCAGCCGCGCCTCCAGTTTGTCAAAGACCGGTTCCCCCAGACCTGCGGGCACCTGACGGCACAGGCAGTTGACAATGCCGCCGGTGGAATCCTTCGCTGCCCGCAGCTCCTCAATGAGCTGCTGCATCCGGGAAGCGCTTTCCGGATGGGGACAGCGGGTGATGTGGGCATCCACCCGGTCCCGGCTCATGCAGCTCAGGTCCGGCTGCGGCATTGCGATATGACCGACCGCGCTTACCCAGGCGACGATCTCCACCCCATACCTGAGCCGCAGCCATTTTTCCGCAATGGCCCCGGCCGCCACCCGGCCGATGCTTTCCCGGGCGCTGGCCCGGCCACCGCCGCTCGCGGCATGGATGCCGTATTTTATCTGGTAGGTGTAGTCGGCATGGGAGGGCCGCGGAATGCTGCGCATTTCGCCATAATCGCCCGGCCGCTGGTCCGTGTTCTGCACCAGCAGCATGATGGGCGTACCCAGGGTCTTGCCGCCTTCGGTGCCGGAAAAAATCTCGACCCTGTCCTCTTCGTCCCGATGGGTGGTGATGCTGCTCTGACCGGGCCGCCGCCGCGAGAGCTGGGGCTGTATGTCCGCTTCCGTCAGCGCCATGCCGGCCGGACAGCCGTCCACAACGGCGCCGACGCCCCGGCAATGGGACTCGCCAAAGGTGCTGACCCGAAACAGATCGCCAAAGCTGCTGGCCATGATGCCCCTCCGTGCTTGTCATTGAGCCCCGCCGCCGGCCCTGCCAATCCGGGCCGCCGCGATGCACATGATGCCTGCACCATAGTGCTGAAATCAGGCCCGCGCAAGACCAAGGCGGAAGCGCCGAAGCCCGCAGGCAAAAAAAGCGCCTGGGTCGCATGACCACAGGCGCTGGTGTTTCTTGTCCGTGCCTGCAAAAGCGAACAGCGGCACCCGCCGGAAAATGGGGCTGGAGCGCTCCGGGCAGGCTGCCCCTGTCCCGTCCGCCCAGACCTCCAGGCTCGGGGCCGGAACAGAAGCGGCTCCGGTGAGTCCGCACACATTGTCCGGCGCTGAATCCGGCCATGGCTCAGGCCTTGCCTTCTTCTTTCCAGTCCGGCCGCAGGTGCAGTTCGGTGAGCTGCGCACGGCTGACCGTGGACGGCGCGTCGGTGAGGGGGCAGGTCGCCTTCTGGGTTTTGGGAAAGGCAATCACATCACGGATGGAGCTGGCGCCGGTCAGGAGCATCATCAGCCGGTCCACCCCAAAGGCGATGCCGCCGTGGGGCGGCGCGCCCAGTTCCAGTGCCCGCAAAAGAAAGCCGAATTTGTCCCTGGCCTCCGCCTCGCCAATGGCCAGCGCTTTGAAGACCTGCTGCTGCATGGCGGACGTATGAATGCGGATGGAACCGCCGCCCACCTCGTTGCCGTTCAGCACCAGATCATAGGCCCGGCTCCTGACCTTGCCGGGCTCAGTCTCGAGAAGCGGCAGATCTGCCTCTTTCGGCGCGGTAAAGGGATGGTGCACGGCGGTGTAACGCCTGGCCTCGCTGTCGTACTCCAAAAGCGGAAAGTCCGTAACCCAGAGGAAATTGTCCTTCTTCGGGTCCAGGAGATGCAGACGACGACCCAGTTCCAGCCGCAACTCGGAGAGCACCTGATGCACCACCTTGGCCGTGTCTGCGCCAAAAAGAATCAGGTCGCCCGGCTGCGCGTCCAGCGCATCCCGCATGGCCGCGATTTCCAACTCGCTGAAGAACTTGGTAATGGGCGACTGCCACTCGTTTTCCTTGACCTTGATCCAGGCCATGCCGCGGGCGCCGAAGCGGGCCGCATAGGCGGTCAGATCGTCCAGCTCCTTGCGGGAAAAGGAACCGCAACCCTTGGCGTTGATCGCCTTGACCAGGCCGCCCTTTTCCAGCGCGCTCTGGAAGACCTTGAAGCCGCAGCCCTTGAGGGCCTCGCTCAAATCCACCAGTTCCAGGCCAAAGCGGGTGTCCGGCTTGTCGCTGCCAAAGCGCCGCATGGCCTCGGCATAGTCCATGCGCGGGAAAGGCGTTTTGGGCCGCTGGCCCCTGATGCCTGCAAAGAGTTCGGCAATCAGGCCTTCGACCAGGCCCATGATGTCCTCCTCGTCCACAAAACTCAGCTCCATATCGATCTGGGTGAACTCGGGCTGACGGTCGGCGCGCAGGTCTTCATCGCGGAAGCACTTCACGATCTGGTAGTAGCGGTCCATGCCCGCCACCATCAAAAGCTGCTTGAAGAGCTGGGGCGACTGGGGCAGAGCGTAGAATTTGCCTGGATTCACGCGGCTGGGCACCAGATAGTCGCGCGCGCCCTCGGGCGTGGACTTGGTGAGCATGGGCGTTTCGATTTCCAGGAAATTGTGGCTGTTCAGATAGGCCCGCACGCACTGCATGGCCTGATGCCGCAGAATCAGGTTATTGGCGATTTCCGGCCGGCGCAGGTCGAGGTAGCGGTACTGGAGTCTCAGCGTATCCGAAACTTCCACATCCTCGTCCAGCGGGAAGGGCGGGGTTTCGCTGGTGTTGAGGATGCGCAGCTCGTCCGCCATCACCTCGATGGCGCCGGTCAAGAGCTTGGGATTGTCCATGTCCGCGGGCCGCTTTTCCACATGGCCGCGCACCGCGAGCACCCATTCGCTCCTGAGCTGGTGGGCCTTGGCGTGGACCTGGGCGTTCACCTCCGGGTTGAAGACCACCTGGGTGATGCCCCAGCGGTCACGCAGGTCGATGAAGATGACGCCGCCGTGGTCGCGGCGACGCAAGACCCAACCCATCAGAACGCATTCTTTGCCCAGGTCCTGTACGCCCAGGTCGTTGCAGGTGTGTGTGCGCTTTAAAGCACCCATTGATTCCATAGTTTTCTCCAGAAAAACGGCTGCGGCATGAGTGCCGCCTTAAAACCAAAACAAATTTGCCTGCGGCCAGGACAGTGCCACCACAGTTATCAACCAACGTAGACAAGGGCCCTAGTCACACATGTATAAATAAGCGTGGTCAGGATGGAAACGGTTAAGGCAGTTACCATGGTGATGTTCAGCGTCATGCTGTAGGCGACCATCTGTGCACCAAAATACACGGCTAGTTCCAAAAATCCCGCCAAGGTGCCGAAACTTGAGTCCAAGCCGGATTGATGCAAGGCGAGCAGGGCCAATGCAGTAAAAAACAGACTGTAAATAACAGCCTTCGCCGCATCACCCGCACTGACCGGACAGCGGGTGATGAATTGGGTGACCAGCTTGATAACGGTAAGAGCGAAAACAAAACGCACTGCCAAAAACACGGTCAGCCCAATGGGCAGCATAAAGGCCAGGGCAATCAGCAAGATGGTGGCCAATAGAGCCAGCATGTCAAGCAGCGCCCATCGCTCGTACCAGTTCGCACAGTCGCAGATTTTGCCCTTCCGCCTCCTCGGCCAGCGAAAACGGCCTTTGCTCCTGCGTCCGCATGTCGCGCAGGATAGCTTCCTTTCTTTCCCATTCCTGCCCGCCCACAATCAGGGTATACCGAGCCTGCAGGCGGTCCGCGATTTTCATTTGCCCCTTGAGGCTGCGGCCGCTGTAATCGATGGCCACATGCAGGCCCTTTTGCCGCAGCAGCTGGGCCAAAAGCGTGCAGTGACGCAGGGCTTCCGGCCCCAGGGCAGCCAGATACAGGTCGGTGTCGCCTGAGCCGGCAGCCTGCTCGTTCTGCTCCATGAGCAAAATCAGGCGCTCCATGCCGATGGCAAAACCGATGCCGGCAACCTTGGGCCCGCCCAGATCCGCAATCAGGCCGTCGTAGCGGCCGCCGCCGCCCACGGCAGACTGGGCGCCCAGGCGGTCGGTCACAAATTCAAAGGTAGTGCGGGTGTAGTAGTCCAGCCCGCGCACCATAAAACGGTTCAGGTTGTAGGGAATGCCCAGCATCTCCAGGGTCTCGCGCACCGCGGCGAAGTGCGCCCTGCACTCGTCGCAGAGGGCGTCCTGGATGGAGGGCGCGTCGGCCACCAGGGCCCGGCAGCCGGGCTTCTTGCAGTCCAGCACCCGGAGCGGATTGGTGTGCAGCCGGCGGCGGCAGTCCTCGCAGAGCTGATCCTGCACGCCTGCCAGCCGTTCGATCAGCACCTGCCGGAAGGCCGGCCGGCACCTGGGGCAACCCATGGAATTCAGCTCCAGACTGACGTCCACGCCCAGCTCGTGAAAGAGCATGTGACCCATGGCGATCAGCTCCGCGTCCTGCTCTGGCTCGACAGGGCCGATAATTTCGGCGTCGAACTGATGGAACTGGCGCAGCCGCCCCTTTTGCGGCCGCTCATGACGAAACATGGGGCCCAAGGTGTAGAAGCGCTGCACCGGCTGCTGGACATGCATGCCGTGTTCGATAAAGGCGCGCATGATGGAGGCCGTGGCCTCGGGCCGCATGGTGAGGCCCTTGTCGGCAAAGGTATACATCTCCTTTTCCACCACATCGGTGGCCTCACCGATGGAGCGGACGAAGAGTTCGGTTTTTTCCAGAATGGGCGTTCTGATCTCGCGCAGCCCAAAGCGGCGGCAGATCCCGGTGGCGCAGGACTCCAGCCGTTGCCACAGATGGATCTGATCCGGCAGAATGTCCTTGAAACCGTTGATGGCCTGAAGTGTCGTCATGGCTTGATTGCGGCAAAAATATGGGGCGAAAACACGGAAAGCCAAAAAATTTACCTCAGAACTTGGCATTGCGTCAAGTCGATGTGGATTATTTTGCCTATCGCTTTTATAATGCTAGGATAGTCTTTTGCCCCCATGGCCGGGGGCAGGTCCTGAAGCCTCTTGTTCAAACGAGATTCGCATGAGACTGCCCGAATTGAGAATAGGTCCACTGATTGCCAAGATTCCGATCATCCAGGGTGGCATGTCGGTGCGTGTATCCACCTCCGAACTGGCCGTGCCAGTCGCTGAATGCGGCGGCATTGGCACCATCGGCGGCTCCGGCATTCCGGTTGAGGAACTGCAGGAAGACATCTGCAAGGCGAAAAAGGCCACAAAGGGTGTGATTGCGGTCAACATCATGTACGCCATGCGGGATTTTCACAATCTGGTGATGGGTTCCATCAAGGCCGGGGCCGACATGATCATCACCGGGGCAGGCTTTTCGCGGGACATTTTCAAGATCGGCAAGGAACACAATATCCCCATCGTCTCCATCGTGTCTTCGCTGTCCTTCGCCAAACTGGCGGAAAAGCTGGGTGCGGCCGCAGTGGTGGTCGAGGCCGCCGAGGCGGGCGGTCATCTGGGAACGATGACGCCGCTCCGCGAACTCTTCCCCTCCATCCGCAAAATGATTTCCAAAATCCCCCTGATTGCAGCCGGCGGCATCACCAACGGCTATGAAATGGGTGAAATGATGGATCAGTACGGCGCCGACGGCGTGCAGCTCGCCTCCCGTTTTGTCTTGAGCGAGGAATGTTCGGTCTCTCAGAAATTCAAGGAAAGCTACCTGCAGGCCGGCAAGGACGACATTGTCCTGGTGAGTTCGCCGGTCGGCATGCCGGGCCGGGCCATTAGAAATCCCTTTGTGGACAAGATGCTGGCCCACGACGAGTCTATCGTCTCCAGAAAATGCCGCTTCCAGTGCCTGCGCAAGTGCGACCGGAAGTACTGCATCAGCGAGCGGCTTTTGGCCTCGCGGGATGGCGACGTGGAAAACGGATTGGTCTTCTCCGGCGCCAACGCCTTCAAGATGAAGGAAATTCTGCCGGTGCGGGAAATCTTTGACCGCTTCGTCAAGGCGGCCGAGTCGGTGTACAAAGAGCGGACCCAGGAAAGCGAACTGGCCACGGTCACGAGCAACGCCGGCTGAGCCTCAACGTTCTGCGTTCCATTCTTCAAGCATGTCCAGCGAGCATCGGCCAGCAGACACAGTGCCCGAAACAAAACCGGCATCCCCCCCGACGGCGACCATTATCCCTGAAGGCGAGCACCCGATCCGCGAGCAACTGCTCGACCGGGAGGCCCTGAAGGTGCTGTACCGCCTGCGCGATGCCGGCTTCAAGGGCTATCTGGTGGGCGGCGGCGTGCGCGACCTGTTTCTCGGCAAAAAGCCCAAGGATTTTGACGTCTCCACCGACGCCCGTCCCGGCGAACTGCGCAGGATTTTCAGGAACAGCCGCACCATCGGCAGGCGCTTCCGGCTGGTGCAGGTCTTCTTCCACGGCAACAGGATTGTGGAGGTCTCCACCCTGCGTTCCCACAGCGAAGGCGCCGAAAACGGC
This region includes:
- a CDS encoding IS5 family transposase, translating into MSQLFSLSAEQPERIKPFFPRSYGIPRVDDRKVISGIIYVIKHGLQWQDAPREYGPYKTLYNRFFALEPDGRPQQYFYRIGKNSGTGWPGDDRCEPPQGASYRRQFAQKRALSRCIGRTKGGLNSKNSMPFATATAGQVSDYKGAALLMDAIDALPETRELLADRAYDAGWFRDALRARGITPCIPPRRSRKRPCSYDQDLYKQRHKIEVMFGRIKDWRRRAMRYDCCAHTFFSALCLAASVIFYLD
- the rbr gene encoding rubrerythrin, producing the protein MANLKGSKTEKNILTAFAGESQARNRYTFFASQAKKDGFVQISTIFEEIANQEKEHAKRLFKLLEGGEVEITGSFPAGTIGTTSENLAAAAGGEHYETNVMYPEFAKTAREEGFEEIAKIFLAIAVAEKQHEKVFLALKANVDQGTVFKKDKIVVWRCRNCGYIHVGTEAPARCPACNHPIDHFEILCENW
- the aroC gene encoding chorismate synthase — encoded protein: MASSFGDLFRVSTFGESHCRGVGAVVDGCPAGMALTEADIQPQLSRRRPGQSSITTHRDEEDRVEIFSGTEGGKTLGTPIMLLVQNTDQRPGDYGEMRSIPRPSHADYTYQIKYGIHAASGGGRASARESIGRVAAGAIAEKWLRLRYGVEIVAWVSAVGHIAMPQPDLSCMSRDRVDAHITRCPHPESASRMQQLIEELRAAKDSTGGIVNCLCRQVPAGLGEPVFDKLEARLAQAMLSIPATKGFDIGSGFAGISLRGSRHNDPFVSKGQRLGTLTNNSGGVQGGISNGEDIVFRVAFKPVATIGLPQETVDFDGSPATLSAKGRHDPCVVPRAVPIVEAMAALVLMDMALQQRAHEQ
- the aspS gene encoding aspartate--tRNA ligase, with amino-acid sequence MESMGALKRTHTCNDLGVQDLGKECVLMGWVLRRRDHGGVIFIDLRDRWGITQVVFNPEVNAQVHAKAHQLRSEWVLAVRGHVEKRPADMDNPKLLTGAIEVMADELRILNTSETPPFPLDEDVEVSDTLRLQYRYLDLRRPEIANNLILRHQAMQCVRAYLNSHNFLEIETPMLTKSTPEGARDYLVPSRVNPGKFYALPQSPQLFKQLLMVAGMDRYYQIVKCFRDEDLRADRQPEFTQIDMELSFVDEEDIMGLVEGLIAELFAGIRGQRPKTPFPRMDYAEAMRRFGSDKPDTRFGLELVDLSEALKGCGFKVFQSALEKGGLVKAINAKGCGSFSRKELDDLTAYAARFGARGMAWIKVKENEWQSPITKFFSELEIAAMRDALDAQPGDLILFGADTAKVVHQVLSELRLELGRRLHLLDPKKDNFLWVTDFPLLEYDSEARRYTAVHHPFTAPKEADLPLLETEPGKVRSRAYDLVLNGNEVGGGSIRIHTSAMQQQVFKALAIGEAEARDKFGFLLRALELGAPPHGGIAFGVDRLMMLLTGASSIRDVIAFPKTQKATCPLTDAPSTVSRAQLTELHLRPDWKEEGKA
- the hisS gene encoding histidine--tRNA ligase; its protein translation is MTTLQAINGFKDILPDQIHLWQRLESCATGICRRFGLREIRTPILEKTELFVRSIGEATDVVEKEMYTFADKGLTMRPEATASIMRAFIEHGMHVQQPVQRFYTLGPMFRHERPQKGRLRQFHQFDAEIIGPVEPEQDAELIAMGHMLFHELGVDVSLELNSMGCPRCRPAFRQVLIERLAGVQDQLCEDCRRRLHTNPLRVLDCKKPGCRALVADAPSIQDALCDECRAHFAAVRETLEMLGIPYNLNRFMVRGLDYYTRTTFEFVTDRLGAQSAVGGGGRYDGLIADLGGPKVAGIGFAIGMERLILLMEQNEQAAGSGDTDLYLAALGPEALRHCTLLAQLLRQKGLHVAIDYSGRSLKGQMKIADRLQARYTLIVGGQEWERKEAILRDMRTQEQRPFSLAEEAEGQNLRLCELVRAMGAA
- a CDS encoding NAD(P)H-dependent flavin oxidoreductase, producing MRLPELRIGPLIAKIPIIQGGMSVRVSTSELAVPVAECGGIGTIGGSGIPVEELQEDICKAKKATKGVIAVNIMYAMRDFHNLVMGSIKAGADMIITGAGFSRDIFKIGKEHNIPIVSIVSSLSFAKLAEKLGAAAVVVEAAEAGGHLGTMTPLRELFPSIRKMISKIPLIAAGGITNGYEMGEMMDQYGADGVQLASRFVLSEECSVSQKFKESYLQAGKDDIVLVSSPVGMPGRAIRNPFVDKMLAHDESIVSRKCRFQCLRKCDRKYCISERLLASRDGDVENGLVFSGANAFKMKEILPVREIFDRFVKAAESVYKERTQESELATVTSNAG